Proteins encoded together in one Solirubrobacterales bacterium window:
- a CDS encoding acyl-CoA dehydrogenase family protein yields MDLTLTPEEEAFRDEVRAWLEANHPGAEPDGEDAKFEFRRDWQGKLHDAGWAGISWPKEYGGRGATLIEQAIFSEEMARAKAPSPANVLGLVMGGPVVINHGTEAQKERFLEPILSAEEIWCQGFSEPESGSDLASLKTKAVRENGGWRITGQKVWTTFAHEARWCMLLARSDAEAPKHKGLTYFICDMQQDEIEVRPLRQITGEAEFNEIFFEGAYVPEENLMGGEGNGWNVAITTLMHERAGIGAASAIQVRRDLDELIGLINERGLGEDPVIRQRIGGLKIGIEALRFGALRALTQQMKVGIPGPEGSLAKWEWANMNQSLTELATDVLGPEALAPGSEWAYRLLRSRANSIEGGTTDVMKNIIAERVLGLPRLR; encoded by the coding sequence ATGGACCTCACGCTGACCCCGGAAGAGGAGGCGTTCCGAGACGAGGTTCGTGCCTGGCTGGAGGCCAACCACCCCGGGGCCGAGCCGGACGGCGAGGACGCGAAGTTCGAGTTTCGCCGCGACTGGCAGGGCAAGCTCCACGACGCGGGCTGGGCCGGGATCTCGTGGCCGAAGGAGTACGGCGGCCGCGGCGCCACCTTGATCGAGCAGGCGATCTTCTCCGAGGAGATGGCGCGGGCGAAGGCCCCTTCGCCTGCCAACGTGCTCGGTCTCGTGATGGGGGGCCCGGTGGTGATCAACCACGGCACGGAGGCGCAGAAGGAGCGCTTCCTGGAGCCGATCCTGTCCGCAGAGGAGATCTGGTGCCAGGGATTCTCCGAGCCCGAATCCGGCTCCGACCTCGCCTCGCTGAAGACGAAAGCCGTCCGCGAGAACGGGGGATGGCGAATTACAGGCCAGAAGGTTTGGACCACCTTCGCCCATGAGGCGAGGTGGTGCATGCTGCTCGCGCGCTCTGATGCCGAGGCGCCAAAGCACAAGGGCCTCACCTATTTCATCTGCGACATGCAGCAGGACGAGATCGAGGTTCGCCCGCTGCGCCAGATCACAGGGGAGGCCGAGTTCAACGAGATCTTCTTCGAGGGCGCCTATGTCCCGGAGGAGAACCTGATGGGCGGGGAGGGAAATGGCTGGAACGTCGCGATCACGACCCTCATGCACGAGCGGGCAGGCATCGGAGCGGCCTCCGCGATTCAGGTGCGGCGCGACCTGGACGAGCTGATCGGGCTGATCAACGAGCGCGGCCTCGGCGAGGACCCCGTCATCCGTCAGCGGATCGGGGGGCTCAAGATCGGCATCGAGGCCCTTCGGTTCGGGGCGCTGCGCGCTCTCACCCAGCAGATGAAGGTGGGAATCCCGGGGCCCGAGGGATCGCTCGCGAAGTGGGAATGGGCGAACATGAATCAGAGCCTGACCGAGTTGGCCACGGATGTGCTGGGGCCCGAAGCGCTGGCGCCCGGCTCCGAGTGGGCCTATCGCCTGCTGCGCTCGCGTGCCAACTCGATTGAGGGTGGCACCACGGACGTGATGAAGAACATCATCGCCGAGCGCGTCCTTGGCCTGCCGAGGCTCAGGTAA
- a CDS encoding decaprenyl-phosphate phosphoribosyltransferase, giving the protein MTEERPPVSGVPASATAPVARSKPHALLVAMRPQEWIKNLLVFAGLLFSGKLDEGAQVLDATLAFTAFCAISSAGYLFNDLRDRAHDRQHPEKRLRPIASGALPVATAWAWAIVLAVIGVGVALIGVSPEVAGLVALYGVITAAYSLVLKRLVILDVMTIASLFLLRVVGGAVAVEAEASEWLLLCTAMLALFLGFTKRRQEAMSEQSVAASSSAATAARSPVTRPVLEHYSLAFLDQMVAMVTAAAIMSYAIYAVNSPLIGTRMLATAPSVLYGIFRYLYLIYDRGDTRSTSAILTQDPGMIFAAVTWVGAALAMLYIFD; this is encoded by the coding sequence GTGACCGAGGAGCGGCCGCCCGTTTCCGGTGTGCCCGCGTCAGCCACCGCTCCGGTCGCCAGGTCGAAGCCGCACGCGCTGCTGGTCGCGATGCGCCCGCAGGAGTGGATCAAGAACCTGCTCGTGTTCGCGGGCCTGCTGTTCTCGGGCAAGCTCGATGAGGGGGCCCAGGTCCTCGATGCCACGCTCGCCTTCACCGCCTTCTGCGCGATCTCGAGCGCCGGCTACCTGTTCAACGATCTCCGAGACCGGGCGCATGACCGGCAGCACCCGGAGAAGCGCCTTCGCCCGATCGCCAGCGGGGCACTCCCAGTCGCGACCGCCTGGGCTTGGGCGATCGTCCTGGCGGTGATCGGCGTCGGGGTGGCGCTGATCGGGGTCTCGCCCGAGGTCGCCGGGCTCGTGGCTCTGTATGGCGTGATCACCGCCGCCTACTCGCTGGTCCTCAAGCGACTCGTGATCCTCGACGTGATGACGATCGCGTCGCTGTTCCTCCTCCGGGTGGTGGGCGGCGCGGTTGCGGTCGAGGCCGAAGCCTCGGAGTGGCTGCTCCTCTGCACAGCGATGCTCGCCCTCTTCCTGGGCTTCACCAAACGCCGCCAGGAGGCGATGTCGGAGCAATCCGTGGCCGCTTCCTCATCAGCAGCGACCGCGGCGCGGTCCCCGGTCACGCGGCCCGTGCTGGAGCACTATTCGCTCGCCTTCCTCGATCAGATGGTGGCGATGGTGACCGCGGCAGCGATCATGAGCTACGCGATCTACGCCGTCAACAGTCCCCTGATCGGCACCCGCATGCTCGCGACCGCGCCCTCGGTCCTGTACGGAATCTTCCGGTACCTGTACCTGATCTACGACCGCGGGGACACGCGTTCCACCTCGGCGATCCTGACGCAAGACCCCGGCATGATCTTCGCGGCCGTCACCTGGGTCGGCGCGGCCCTGGCCATGCTGTACATCTTCGACTAG
- a CDS encoding FAD-binding oxidoreductase: MPLEAIELAQPRVEPPPSLSHLCRSDPYERVSHALGRAYRDVVRGFRGLIEDPPDLVAHPGDEREVEAVLAWCAEERLAAIPYGGGTSVVGGVEPRIGDAYAGVVTVDLRRMDRVLEVDDISQAALIQAGATGPVLEDQLREQGLTLRHFPQSFEFSTLGGWIATRAGGHFATLYTHIDDLVESVRAVTPSGLWQSRRLPGSGAGPSPDRLLLGSEGILGVITEAWVRVRERPRWKVSRGVAFESFASGAEAVRELAQSGLNPSNCRLLDPAESELTHAGPAGKALLVLGFESAHHPVEEPMRIALDAARDHGGQVGEASPSRPEAADAVGAWRHAFLAAPYLRDTFVACGVLSDTFETAITWERFGAFHDAVMETARGAIAEVCGAPPNGSGSPRLTCRFTHVYPDGPAPYYTVICPAVRGGEVEQWDEVKAAVSEAVIEAGGTITHHHAVGRDHRPWYDRQRPDPFAEGLRAAKRAVDPAGVLNPGVLLDP, encoded by the coding sequence GTGCCACTCGAGGCAATCGAGCTGGCGCAGCCCCGGGTCGAGCCGCCCCCGTCGCTGTCTCACCTCTGTCGCTCCGATCCCTACGAGCGGGTCTCGCACGCGCTCGGCAGGGCCTACCGGGACGTCGTGCGCGGTTTCCGGGGCTTGATCGAGGATCCGCCGGATCTGGTGGCGCACCCCGGCGATGAGCGCGAGGTCGAAGCGGTGCTCGCCTGGTGTGCGGAGGAGCGCCTCGCCGCGATTCCCTACGGAGGCGGCACGAGCGTGGTCGGTGGCGTCGAGCCTCGAATCGGCGACGCCTACGCCGGGGTGGTGACGGTCGACTTGCGTCGTATGGACCGCGTGCTCGAGGTCGACGACATCTCCCAGGCGGCGCTGATCCAGGCCGGCGCCACGGGGCCGGTGCTCGAGGACCAGCTCCGGGAGCAGGGCCTGACGCTTCGCCATTTCCCGCAGTCGTTCGAGTTCTCCACCCTTGGCGGCTGGATCGCGACGCGCGCCGGCGGTCACTTCGCGACCCTCTACACCCACATCGATGACCTGGTCGAGTCGGTGCGGGCGGTCACCCCCAGCGGCCTCTGGCAGAGCCGACGCCTTCCCGGGTCGGGCGCCGGGCCCAGTCCCGATCGGCTCCTGCTCGGCTCGGAGGGAATTCTCGGTGTGATCACGGAGGCCTGGGTGCGGGTCCGGGAGCGCCCCCGCTGGAAGGTCTCACGCGGGGTTGCATTCGAGTCCTTCGCGAGCGGCGCGGAGGCGGTGCGGGAGCTGGCGCAGTCCGGGCTCAATCCTTCCAACTGCCGTCTCCTCGACCCGGCGGAGTCCGAGCTCACTCACGCCGGGCCGGCGGGGAAGGCCCTGCTCGTGCTCGGCTTCGAGTCGGCGCACCACCCGGTGGAGGAGCCCATGCGGATCGCACTCGACGCCGCCCGGGACCACGGCGGGCAGGTGGGCGAGGCCTCGCCCTCGAGGCCGGAGGCCGCCGACGCGGTCGGGGCATGGCGCCACGCCTTTCTCGCGGCGCCGTACCTGCGCGACACGTTCGTCGCCTGTGGCGTGCTCTCCGACACCTTCGAGACGGCGATCACCTGGGAGCGCTTCGGCGCGTTCCACGACGCCGTCATGGAGACCGCCCGCGGCGCCATCGCCGAGGTCTGTGGGGCACCCCCGAACGGCTCTGGTTCACCGCGGCTGACCTGCCGCTTCACCCACGTGTACCCCGACGGCCCCGCCCCCTACTACACCGTGATCTGCCCCGCGGTCCGCGGCGGGGAGGTGGAGCAGTGGGACGAGGTGAAGGCGGCCGTCTCGGAGGCCGTAATCGAGGCGGGAGGCACGATCACGCACCACCACGCGGTTGGCCGCGACCACCGCCCGTGGTACGACCGGCAGCGCCCGGATCCGTTCGCGGAGGGTCTGCGCGCCGCGAAGCGCGCGGTGGACCCGGCGGGCGTACTGAACCCCGGGGTCCTCCTGGACCCCTAA